A part of Rattus norvegicus strain BN/NHsdMcwi chromosome 4, GRCr8, whole genome shotgun sequence genomic DNA contains:
- the Vom1r75 gene encoding vomeronasal 1 receptor 75, whose translation MSLFKNVLYFQAGFGFLANTILLFFYTFIMLGHRPKPTDLISCQLTFIHIMMFLTGGDICLTDIFETLNLENDFKCKTIFYISRVMRGLSICTTCLLSVVQAVTISPSTSLLAKFKHRLKVYMTYAFFCIWSFNLFYSSNQIFYVGGFTNVSETNQMKVTKSCSLFPKNYIIKGLILTVSVSRDVFLVGVMLTTSMYMVIILFRHHRQCKHLHSTSHLRASPEKRATQTILLLVVCFVVIYWVDFIISSSSVLLWMYDPVVLTVQKFVMYAYPTITPLIQISSDNRIIIMLENMHSKCHKIFLNMFLPFL comes from the coding sequence ATGTCCTTATTCAAGAATGTTCTTTATTTCCAAGCTGGATTTGGATTCCTAGCCAATacaattcttctttttttctatactTTTATAATGCTAGGTCACAGACCTAAACCCACAGACTTGATTTCCTGTCAACTGACTTTCATTCACATAATGATGTTCCTCACTGGAGGGGATATTTGCCTTACAGACATATTTGAGACACTGAACCTAGAGAATGACTTTAAATGTAAGACAATATTTTACATAAGCAGGGTAATGAGAGGCCTCTCGATCTGCaccacctgcctcctgagtgtggtcCAGGCCGTCACAATCAGTCCCAGTACCTCACTGTTGGCAAAGTTTAAACATAGACTGAAAGTGTACATGACCTATGCTTTCTTCTGTATTTGGTCTTTCAATTTGTTCTACAGTAGTAACCAGATTTTCTATGTGGGTGGTTTTACCAATGTAAGTGAAACCAACCAGATGAAGGTCACTAAATCCTGTTCACTCTTCCCCAAGAACTACATCATCAAGGGCTTGATTTTAACAGTGTCAGTCTCCAGAGATGTTTTTCTTGTAGGAGTCATGCTGACAACAAGCATGTACATGGTGATTATCTTGTTTAGGCATCACAGGCAATGTAAGCATCTTCATAGCACCAGCCACTTGAGAGCATCCCCTGAGAAAAGAGCCACGCAGACCATCTTGCTGCTGGTGGTTTGCTTTGTGGTCATATACTGGgtggacttcatcatctcatCCTCCTCAGTCCTGTTATGGATGTATGACCCAGTTGTCCTGACTGTTCAGAAGTTTGTGATGTATGCCTATCCCACAATTACTCCTTTGATACAAATCAGTTCTGATAACAGAATAATAATTATGCTGGAAAACATGCATTCAAAGTGccacaagatttttttaaatatgtttttaccttttctttga
- the Vom1r76 gene encoding vomeronasal 1 receptor 76, whose product MSSLENVLYIQAGLGILANMFLLFFYTSIILDDRSKPLDLITCQLTFIHIMMILTEGDNLIANILESLKFGNDFKCKTTFYINRVMRGLSVCITCLLSVSQAITISPSTSLLARFKHKIKAHIVYAFLILWSFNLSFSSRWIVYVAGFANVSKTHQMKVTKSCSLFPMNYIIRGLVLTVTISRDICLVGVMLTTSTYMVIILCRHQRQCKHLHSVSYLRASPEKRATQTILILVVFFVVMYLLDFIISLTSVLLWMYDPVVLTVQQFVMYAYPTIAPLIQISSDKRIISVLKNLHSQCH is encoded by the coding sequence ATGTCCTCATTAGAGAATGTCCTTTATATACAAGCTGGACTTGGAATCCTAGCCAAtatgtttctcctttttttctataCTTCCATAATCCTAGATGACAGATCTAAGCCCCTGGACCTGATAACCTGTCAACTGACCTTCATTCACATAATGATGATTCTCACTGAAGGAGATAATTTGATTGCAAACATATTAGAGTCACTAAAATTTGGAAATGATTTCAAATGTAAGACAACATTTTACATAAACAGAGTGATGAGAGGCCTCTCTGTCTGCATCACCTGCCTCTTGAGTGTATCCCAGGCTATCACAATCAGCCCCAGTACATCTTTGCTGGCAAGGTTtaagcataaaataaaagcacacatcGTCTAtgcttttttaattctttggtCTTTCAATTTGTCATTCAGTAGTAGGTGGATTGTCTATGTTGCTGGTTTTGCCAATGTGAGTAAAACTCACCAGATGAAGGTCACTAAATCCTGCTCACTCTTCCCCATGAACTACATCATCAGGGGATTAGTTTTAACAGTGACAATATCCAGAGATATATGTCTTGTAGGAGTTATGCTGACTACAAGCACATACATGGTGATTATCTTGTGCAGACATCAGAGGCAATGCAAGCATCTTCATAGCGTCAGCTACCTGAGAGCGTCCCCTGAGAAAAGGGCCACCCAGACCATCTTGATTCTGGTAGTTTTCTTTGTGGTCATGTACTTGTTGGACTTTATCATCTCATTAACCTCAGTCCTGTTATGGATGTATGACCCAGTCGTCCTGACTGTTCAGCAGTTTGTGATGTATGCCTATCCCACAATTGCTCCTTTGATACAAATCAGTTCTGATAAGAGAATAATCAGTGTACTGAAAAACTTGCACTCCCAGTGCCACtag